A DNA window from Halomicrobium mukohataei DSM 12286 contains the following coding sequences:
- a CDS encoding V-type ATP synthase subunit I, with product MLRPERMSRVSVTGSKRVMDDVIETVHDLGLLHVTEYDGSWDYFEPGDPAEGAEDGSEKLVTVRSLKSILDVDEADAGPTRLVTDEALDEELEEIRQTVNELDDRRDELTDELRTIEDEIQTIDPFVTLGIDLDLLQGYENLSVVVGEGDIETVRDALAHSDVDLYQFFQEDDVIAVAARTDEDTLQDALVSATFTELTVPDSEADPESHREELQHRKQQLESKLTTVEDELEDLRLDVAGFLLAAEEKLAIDVQKSEAPLTFATTEHAFVAEGWIPSDRYADLAEALTDAVGEAIEVDELERADYSDEGHPESTETVETDDSGGSGGASTGETVEASASDETESQEVAADGGLVTMGDSRPPVIQDNPGVVKPFEALVEIINRPQYDELDPTVVFFLTFPAFFGFMIGDLGYGILYMGLGYWLLKSFDNDVVKSLGGVGLLSGLFTAIFGVLYGELFGLHQLGDILWNGHPPIHKGLQPHYLAYGQAWLLVSVIAGVLHLVVGRIFDFYNNLDHGLGEAIMESGSWILFTVGLWLWVFTRTAMGPKPSFMFEVFGSGEGAALPIGFTGFPVLELFRVPLGGFDLVVGVALAMTIVGLIMVIAAEGGIGLIESITQGFGHVVSYTRIAAVLLAKAGMALAVNLLVFGATLHGGEFHLIWFMSEEPVADDVVFQGLLNLDGSMAIVGLLFGLVLLVLGHLLVLVLGITSAGLQAVRLEYVEFFGKFFEGGGKAYEPFGYDREFTTEE from the coding sequence ATGCTCAGACCTGAGCGAATGAGCCGCGTCTCGGTGACCGGCTCGAAACGCGTCATGGACGACGTCATCGAGACCGTCCACGACCTGGGTCTGTTGCACGTCACCGAGTACGACGGCTCGTGGGACTACTTCGAACCCGGCGACCCGGCCGAAGGAGCCGAAGACGGCTCTGAGAAGCTCGTCACCGTCCGCTCGCTCAAGTCGATCCTCGATGTCGACGAGGCCGACGCCGGCCCGACGCGGCTGGTGACCGACGAGGCACTCGACGAGGAACTCGAAGAGATCCGTCAGACGGTCAACGAACTCGACGACCGACGCGACGAACTCACGGACGAACTCCGAACGATCGAAGACGAGATCCAGACGATCGACCCGTTCGTCACGCTGGGGATCGATCTGGACCTCCTTCAGGGGTACGAGAACCTGTCCGTGGTCGTCGGCGAAGGCGACATCGAGACCGTCCGGGACGCACTCGCACACAGCGACGTCGACCTCTACCAGTTCTTCCAGGAAGACGACGTCATCGCGGTGGCCGCACGCACGGACGAGGACACGCTGCAGGATGCTCTCGTCAGCGCGACGTTCACGGAGCTGACGGTACCCGACAGCGAGGCCGATCCCGAGTCCCACCGCGAGGAACTTCAGCACCGCAAACAGCAACTCGAATCGAAGCTCACGACCGTCGAGGACGAACTCGAAGACCTTCGCCTCGACGTCGCCGGTTTCCTGCTCGCGGCCGAGGAGAAGCTGGCGATCGACGTGCAAAAGAGCGAGGCCCCGCTGACGTTCGCGACGACGGAACACGCCTTCGTCGCCGAGGGGTGGATCCCCTCGGATCGGTACGCGGACCTCGCGGAAGCGCTGACCGACGCCGTCGGCGAGGCGATCGAGGTCGACGAACTCGAACGAGCAGACTACAGCGACGAGGGCCACCCGGAGTCCACCGAGACGGTCGAGACCGACGACTCCGGCGGCTCGGGCGGCGCGTCGACCGGCGAGACCGTCGAGGCGTCCGCCAGCGACGAGACCGAGAGTCAGGAGGTCGCCGCCGACGGCGGACTCGTGACGATGGGCGACAGCCGCCCGCCGGTCATCCAGGACAACCCCGGCGTCGTCAAGCCGTTCGAGGCGCTCGTCGAGATCATCAACCGACCCCAGTACGACGAACTCGACCCGACGGTCGTCTTCTTCCTCACGTTCCCGGCGTTCTTCGGGTTCATGATCGGTGACCTCGGCTACGGGATCCTCTACATGGGACTTGGCTACTGGCTGTTGAAGTCCTTCGACAACGACGTGGTCAAGAGCCTGGGCGGTGTCGGCCTGCTGTCTGGCCTGTTTACCGCCATCTTCGGCGTGTTGTACGGTGAACTGTTCGGTCTCCACCAGCTCGGAGATATCCTCTGGAACGGTCATCCGCCGATCCACAAGGGGCTCCAGCCACACTACCTGGCGTACGGACAGGCCTGGCTCCTCGTCAGCGTCATCGCTGGCGTGCTTCACCTCGTCGTCGGCCGGATCTTCGACTTCTACAACAACCTCGATCACGGCCTCGGTGAGGCGATCATGGAGAGTGGCTCGTGGATCCTCTTCACCGTCGGCCTCTGGCTGTGGGTGTTCACCCGGACCGCCATGGGACCGAAGCCCTCGTTCATGTTCGAGGTGTTCGGCAGCGGTGAGGGCGCGGCGCTGCCGATCGGCTTCACCGGCTTCCCCGTGCTGGAGCTGTTCCGGGTCCCGCTTGGCGGGTTCGACCTCGTGGTCGGCGTCGCGCTGGCCATGACGATCGTCGGACTGATCATGGTCATCGCCGCCGAGGGCGGGATCGGTCTCATCGAGTCGATCACTCAGGGCTTCGGGCACGTCGTCTCCTACACCCGGATCGCTGCGGTGCTGCTGGCCAAGGCCGGGATGGCACTCGCCGTCAACCTGCTCGTGTTCGGTGCGACCCTCCACGGTGGAGAGTTCCACCTGATCTGGTTCATGTCCGAGGAGCCAGTCGCCGACGACGTCGTCTTCCAGGGGCTGCTGAACCTCGACGGGTCGATGGCGATCGTCGGCCTCCTGTTCGGGCTCGTCCTCCTGGTGCTCGGGCACCTGCTGGTGCTCGTGCTCGGGATCACCTCTGCCGGCCTCCAGGCCGTCCGTCTCGAATACGTCGAGTTCTTCGGCAAGTTCTTCGAGGGCGGCGGCAAGGCCTACGAGCCGTTCGGGTACGATCGCGAGTTCACGACCGAGGAGTAA
- a CDS encoding V-type ATP synthase subunit E yields MSLETVAEDIRDEARARAEEIRIDADERAEEIIEAAEADAEEIREQRQAEVEREIEQEREQKLSSAKLEAKQERLEARRDVLQSVRDSVEAEIASLEGDRREELTRTLLDAATAEFDDDAGVQVYGRADDADLLESILADYDGYELAGEYDCLGGVVVESESSRISVNNTFDSVLDDVWENNLRDISSRLFEEQ; encoded by the coding sequence ATGAGTCTTGAAACAGTCGCAGAGGACATCCGAGACGAGGCCCGCGCGCGTGCAGAGGAGATTCGTATCGACGCCGACGAGCGCGCCGAAGAGATCATCGAGGCGGCCGAGGCCGACGCCGAAGAGATCCGCGAACAGCGACAGGCCGAGGTCGAACGCGAAATCGAGCAGGAGCGAGAGCAGAAACTCTCCAGCGCGAAACTGGAGGCAAAGCAGGAGCGACTCGAGGCTCGCCGCGACGTACTCCAATCGGTCCGCGACAGCGTCGAAGCGGAGATCGCCTCCCTCGAGGGCGATCGTCGAGAAGAGCTGACGCGGACGCTGCTCGACGCTGCCACGGCGGAGTTCGACGACGACGCCGGTGTGCAAGTGTACGGGCGAGCCGACGACGCCGACCTGCTGGAGTCGATCCTCGCCGACTACGACGGCTACGAGCTGGCCGGCGAGTACGACTGTCTGGGCGGCGTCGTCGTCGAGAGCGAGAGTTCGCGTATCAGCGTGAACAACACGTTCGACTCCGTTCTCGACGACGTCTGGGAGAACAACCTGCGAGACATCAGTTCACGGCTCTTCGAGGAGCAATGA
- a CDS encoding V-type ATP synthase subunit C: MTVRFEEQNWESANYEYVITRVRSRRAKLFDDDDYRKLVRMGPSEISRFMEETEYETEMNALGARYSGVDLVEYALNRNLAKHFEDLLRWSDGRLYDYVARYLRKFDVWNVKTIVRGIYSEADAKEVEDDLIRAGELSEQLLDQLVAAGSIEEVVELLDGTIFGDDLAEAYQDYEDSGVLVPLENALDRAFYDVLLSGLPTQPEVDSPTGLYVSFLTAEIDFRNLRNALRLARSGAEIDPAEYHIEGGRLFDADEIGALATSTDQLVQRVRESTYGDDLDAALDTLEAADSLIEFEYALDAALLEYSDQLSNRYPLSVCPVLSYILAKEREVDNIRAIARGREAGLDSDEIEQELVIL; this comes from the coding sequence ATGACCGTACGCTTCGAAGAACAGAACTGGGAAAGCGCAAACTACGAGTACGTCATCACGCGTGTCCGCTCTCGTCGGGCGAAGCTGTTCGACGACGACGACTACCGGAAGCTCGTCCGTATGGGTCCCTCCGAGATCTCCCGGTTCATGGAGGAGACGGAGTACGAGACCGAGATGAACGCCCTGGGAGCGCGATACAGTGGCGTCGACCTCGTCGAGTACGCGCTAAACCGGAACCTCGCCAAGCACTTCGAGGACCTGCTGCGCTGGTCGGACGGGCGACTGTACGACTACGTCGCCCGCTACCTCCGGAAGTTCGACGTGTGGAACGTCAAGACGATCGTCCGGGGGATCTACTCCGAGGCCGACGCCAAGGAGGTCGAAGACGACCTGATTCGTGCCGGCGAACTGTCCGAGCAGCTGCTCGACCAGCTCGTCGCCGCCGGTTCGATCGAGGAGGTCGTCGAACTCCTCGACGGCACGATCTTCGGCGACGACCTCGCCGAGGCGTACCAGGACTACGAGGACAGCGGCGTACTCGTCCCGCTGGAGAACGCGCTCGACCGGGCGTTCTACGACGTGTTGCTCTCGGGGCTGCCCACGCAGCCGGAAGTCGACTCTCCGACTGGCCTGTACGTCTCCTTTCTCACGGCCGAGATCGACTTCCGGAACCTCCGGAACGCCCTTCGACTCGCTCGCAGCGGGGCGGAGATCGATCCGGCCGAGTACCACATCGAGGGCGGTCGCCTGTTCGACGCCGACGAGATCGGCGCACTCGCAACGAGCACCGACCAGCTCGTCCAGCGGGTTCGTGAGAGCACGTACGGCGACGACCTTGACGCGGCACTCGACACCCTCGAAGCGGCCGACAGCCTCATCGAGTTCGAGTACGCCCTCGACGCGGCACTGCTCGAGTACTCCGATCAGCTGTCGAACCGCTACCCGCTGTCGGTCTGTCCGGTCTTATCCTACATCCTCGCCAAGGAGCGCGAGGTCGACAACATCCGAGCGATCGCTCGGGGCCGCGAGGCCGGACTCGACAGCGACGAGATCGAACAGGAGCTGGTGATACTATGA
- a CDS encoding V-type ATP synthase subunit F yields MSQEIGVIGSPDFTTGFRLAGVRKFADVPDADKDEELDAAVEEMLDDEEIGIIVMHDDDLEHLSRGVRKDAETSVEPVMVTLGGGTGSGGLRDQIKRAIGIDLMEED; encoded by the coding sequence ATGAGTCAGGAGATCGGTGTCATCGGCAGTCCCGACTTCACGACGGGGTTCCGGCTGGCCGGCGTACGGAAGTTCGCCGACGTGCCGGACGCCGACAAAGACGAGGAACTCGACGCTGCCGTCGAGGAGATGCTCGACGACGAGGAGATCGGTATCATCGTGATGCACGACGACGACCTTGAGCACCTCTCGCGCGGGGTGCGCAAGGACGCCGAGACGAGCGTCGAACCGGTGATGGTGACACTCGGCGGCGGCACCGGCAGTGGTGGCCTGCGCGACCAGATCAAACGCGCGATCGGAATCGACCTGATGGAGGAAGACTAA
- a CDS encoding ATP synthase subunit A, producing the protein MSQATESDVREDGVIDSVSGPVVTATGLDARMNDVVYVGSEGLMGEVIEIEGDITTIQVYEETSDVSPGEPVEGTGSPLSVDLGPGMLDAIYDGVQRPLDVLEEKMGSPYLDRGVDAPGIDLEKTWEFEPEVEAGDEVSSGDIVGTVPETPSIDHKVMVPPDSDGGEVVAAESGNFTVEEPVVELDTGEEIQMRQEWPVRQQRPSEEKQTPTTPLISGQRVLDGLFPIAKGGTAAIPGPFGSGKTVTQHQLAKWADADIVVYVGCGERGNEMTEVIEDFPELEDPTTGNALMDRTCLIANTSNMPVAARESCVYTGITIAEYFRDMGYDVALMADSTSRWAEAMREISSRLEEMPGEEGYPAYLAARLSEFYERAGYFQNINGSEGSVSVIGAVSPPGGDFSEPVTQNTLRIVKTFWALDADLAERRHFPSINWNESYSLYRDQLDPWFVENVRDDWPEKRQWGIDTLDEEAELQEIVQLVGKDALPEDQQLTLEVARYLREAWLQQNAFHPTDTYCEPEKTYRILDAIKTYNDEAFDALDAGVPVEELTDLETVPRLNRIGVQEEYNEYIDELEADIESEIQELY; encoded by the coding sequence ATGAGTCAAGCGACAGAATCCGACGTCCGTGAAGACGGCGTCATCGACAGCGTCTCGGGGCCAGTCGTCACGGCGACCGGCCTCGACGCCCGGATGAACGACGTGGTGTACGTCGGTTCGGAAGGGCTGATGGGCGAAGTGATCGAGATCGAAGGCGACATCACCACGATCCAGGTGTACGAAGAGACCTCCGACGTCTCTCCGGGCGAACCGGTCGAAGGGACCGGTTCCCCACTGTCCGTCGACCTGGGTCCAGGGATGCTGGACGCGATCTACGACGGCGTCCAGCGCCCGCTGGACGTTCTCGAAGAGAAGATGGGATCGCCCTACCTCGACCGCGGCGTCGACGCTCCCGGGATCGACTTAGAGAAGACCTGGGAGTTCGAGCCCGAAGTCGAGGCCGGCGACGAGGTTTCCAGCGGCGACATCGTCGGGACCGTCCCCGAGACGCCCAGTATCGACCACAAAGTGATGGTGCCTCCCGACTCCGACGGCGGCGAAGTCGTCGCCGCCGAGTCGGGTAACTTCACCGTCGAGGAGCCGGTCGTCGAACTCGACACCGGCGAAGAGATCCAGATGCGCCAGGAGTGGCCGGTGCGCCAGCAGCGTCCCTCCGAGGAGAAGCAGACGCCGACCACGCCACTGATCTCCGGCCAGCGAGTGCTCGACGGTCTGTTCCCCATCGCGAAGGGCGGGACGGCCGCGATTCCCGGTCCTTTCGGGTCCGGGAAGACGGTCACCCAGCACCAGCTCGCCAAGTGGGCCGACGCGGACATCGTCGTCTACGTCGGCTGTGGCGAGCGTGGCAACGAGATGACCGAAGTGATCGAGGACTTCCCCGAGCTGGAGGATCCGACCACCGGCAACGCGCTGATGGACCGGACCTGCCTCATCGCGAACACCTCGAACATGCCCGTCGCAGCGCGTGAATCCTGTGTCTACACCGGAATCACGATCGCGGAGTACTTCCGTGACATGGGCTACGACGTGGCACTGATGGCCGACTCCACCTCCCGGTGGGCCGAGGCCATGCGGGAGATTTCCTCCCGCCTCGAAGAGATGCCCGGCGAAGAGGGGTACCCGGCCTATCTCGCCGCGCGCCTCTCGGAGTTCTACGAGCGGGCCGGCTACTTCCAGAACATCAACGGCTCCGAAGGGTCGGTCTCCGTCATCGGGGCGGTCTCGCCGCCGGGCGGGGACTTCTCCGAACCGGTCACCCAGAACACGCTGCGTATCGTCAAGACGTTCTGGGCGCTGGACGCGGACCTGGCGGAACGCCGCCACTTCCCGTCGATCAACTGGAACGAGTCGTACTCCCTGTATCGCGACCAGCTCGACCCGTGGTTCGTCGAGAACGTCCGCGACGACTGGCCCGAGAAGCGCCAGTGGGGCATCGACACCCTCGACGAGGAAGCGGAACTTCAGGAGATCGTCCAGCTCGTCGGGAAGGACGCGCTGCCGGAAGACCAGCAGCTCACGCTGGAAGTCGCACGCTACCTGCGTGAGGCGTGGCTCCAGCAGAACGCGTTCCACCCGACGGACACCTACTGTGAGCCCGAGAAGACCTACCGTATCCTCGACGCCATCAAGACCTACAACGACGAGGCGTTCGACGCGCTCGACGCCGGGGTCCCGGTCGAGGAGCTGACGGATCTCGAGACCGTCCCGCGGCTCAACCGGATCGGTGTCCAGGAGGAGTACAACGAGTACATCGACGAACTCGAAGCGGACATCGAGAGCGAAATTCAGGAGCTGTACTAA
- a CDS encoding V-type ATP synthase subunit B: MKKEYETITEISGPLVFAEVDEPVGYDEIVEIDTGDGDVRRGQVLESTSDYVAIQVFEGTTGIDRNSSVRFLGETMKMKLTEDLLGRVLSGSGDPIDGGPEIEPDERRDIVGKAINPYSREYPEEFIQTGVSGIDGMNTLVRGQKLPIFSASGLPHNDLALQIARQASVPEEEEGDDDEGSEFAVIFGAMGITQEEANEFMDDFERTGALERSVVFMNLADDPAVERTLTPRLALTTAEYLAFDKGYHVLVILTDMTNYCEALREIGAAREEVPGRRGYPGYMYTDLAQLYERAGRIEGREGSVTQIPILTMPGDDDTHPIPDLTGYITEGQIYIDRDLNSQGIEPPINVLPSLSRLMDDGIGEGLTRVDHADVKDQIFAAYAEGEDLRDLVNIVGREALSDLDNKYLDFADRFETEFVDQGIDTDRSIDETLELGWDLLSMLPKDALNRIDEELIEEHYREDETQEVTAD; the protein is encoded by the coding sequence ATGAAGAAAGAATACGAGACAATCACGGAGATCAGCGGCCCGCTGGTGTTCGCGGAAGTCGACGAGCCGGTCGGCTACGACGAGATCGTCGAGATCGACACCGGCGACGGCGACGTTCGCCGCGGCCAGGTGCTGGAATCGACGAGCGACTACGTCGCGATCCAGGTCTTCGAGGGAACGACGGGGATCGACCGCAACTCCTCCGTTCGCTTCCTCGGCGAGACGATGAAGATGAAGCTCACCGAGGACCTGCTGGGGCGTGTCCTCAGCGGTTCCGGTGACCCGATCGACGGTGGTCCCGAGATCGAACCGGACGAGCGTCGTGACATCGTCGGCAAGGCGATCAACCCCTACTCCCGGGAGTACCCCGAGGAGTTCATCCAGACCGGCGTCTCCGGTATCGACGGGATGAACACCCTCGTGCGCGGACAGAAACTGCCGATCTTCTCGGCGTCGGGGCTGCCCCACAACGATCTGGCACTCCAGATCGCCCGTCAGGCCAGCGTCCCGGAAGAGGAGGAAGGCGACGACGACGAGGGGTCGGAGTTCGCAGTGATCTTCGGGGCGATGGGGATCACCCAGGAAGAGGCAAACGAGTTCATGGACGACTTCGAGCGCACCGGCGCACTCGAACGCTCCGTCGTCTTCATGAACCTCGCAGACGACCCGGCCGTCGAGCGAACGCTCACCCCGCGGCTGGCACTGACGACCGCGGAGTACCTCGCCTTCGACAAGGGGTATCACGTGCTCGTGATCCTCACGGACATGACCAACTACTGTGAGGCACTGCGCGAGATCGGTGCCGCACGAGAAGAGGTCCCGGGTCGCCGTGGCTACCCCGGATACATGTACACCGACCTGGCACAGCTCTACGAGCGTGCGGGTCGAATCGAGGGTCGCGAGGGCTCTGTCACCCAGATCCCGATCCTCACGATGCCGGGCGACGACGACACGCACCCGATCCCGGACCTGACCGGCTACATCACGGAGGGCCAGATCTACATCGATCGGGACCTCAACAGCCAGGGGATCGAACCGCCGATCAACGTCCTGCCGAGCCTCTCGCGGCTGATGGACGACGGGATCGGCGAGGGACTGACCCGTGTCGACCACGCGGACGTGAAAGACCAGATCTTCGCCGCCTACGCGGAAGGTGAGGACCTGCGCGACCTCGTCAACATCGTCGGCCGCGAGGCGCTGTCGGACCTGGACAACAAGTACCTCGACTTCGCCGACCGGTTCGAGACGGAGTTCGTCGACCAGGGGATCGACACCGATCGCTCCATCGACGAGACGCTCGAACTCGGCTGGGACCTCCTCTCGATGCTCCCAAAGGACGCACTCAACCGTATCGACGAGGAGCTGATCGAGGAACACTACCGCGAAGACGAGACCCAGGAAGTCACCGCGGACTGA
- a CDS encoding bacteriorhodopsin encodes MSTYVPGGESIFLWVGTAGMFLGMLYFIARGWSVSDQRRQKFYIATIMIAAIAFVNYLSMALGFGVTTIELGGEERAIYWARYTDWLFTTPLLLYDLALLAGADRNTIYSLVGLDVLMIGTGALATLSAGSGVLPAGAERLVWWGISTGFLLVLLYFLFSNLTDRASELSGDLQSKFSTLRNLVLVLWLVYPVLWLVGTEGLGLVGLPIETAAFMVLDLTAKIGFGIILLQSHAVLDEGQTASEGAAVAD; translated from the coding sequence ATGAGCACGTACGTACCGGGCGGCGAAAGCATATTCCTGTGGGTCGGGACGGCAGGAATGTTCCTGGGGATGTTGTACTTCATCGCCCGGGGCTGGAGTGTCTCCGACCAGCGTCGCCAGAAGTTCTACATCGCGACGATCATGATCGCCGCGATCGCCTTCGTGAACTACCTCTCGATGGCACTGGGTTTCGGTGTCACGACCATCGAACTCGGCGGCGAGGAACGGGCGATCTACTGGGCGAGATACACCGACTGGCTGTTCACGACGCCGTTGCTGCTGTACGACCTCGCCCTGCTGGCGGGGGCCGACCGGAACACGATCTACTCGCTGGTCGGTCTGGACGTGCTGATGATCGGTACCGGCGCGCTCGCGACGCTGTCGGCGGGTTCGGGCGTCCTCCCGGCGGGTGCCGAACGCCTCGTCTGGTGGGGTATCAGCACCGGCTTCCTGCTGGTCCTGCTGTACTTCCTGTTCAGCAACCTCACCGACCGAGCGAGCGAGCTCTCGGGTGACTTGCAGTCGAAGTTCTCGACGCTGCGCAACCTGGTGCTGGTCCTGTGGCTCGTGTACCCCGTCCTGTGGTTGGTCGGGACCGAGGGCCTCGGACTCGTCGGCCTCCCGATCGAGACGGCCGCGTTCATGGTGCTCGACCTGACCGCCAAGATCGGCTTCGGTATCATCCTGCTCCAGAGTCACGCGGTCCTCGACGAGGGCCAGACCGCGTCGGAAGGCGCAGCCGTCGCCGACTGA
- a CDS encoding lycopene cyclase domain-containing protein, producing MAAFTYVQFHALFVLPALAVLVGVAGMRSRATRSEVRPLAVAVIIAVAMLYTVPWDNYLILRGVWSYGTDSVAAVIWHAPIEEYLFILLQPLVAALWLHVISPGMPANDETTVSARDRVVGAAAGALVGLVGVALLTSDATFYLGAIVAWSGPVLALQWAVGWPYLLARGQTLVVAVFAPTAYLWIADRVALESGIWILSEQYTTGLAVLGLPLEEAAFFLVTNVFVVQGLLLYPWVIDRWRSR from the coding sequence ATGGCCGCTTTCACATACGTCCAATTTCACGCGCTGTTCGTCCTCCCGGCGCTTGCGGTGCTCGTGGGGGTAGCGGGAATGCGCTCGCGCGCGACACGAAGCGAGGTCCGCCCCCTCGCCGTCGCCGTCATCATCGCAGTAGCGATGCTGTACACCGTGCCCTGGGACAACTACCTCATCTTGCGGGGCGTCTGGTCCTACGGCACCGACAGCGTCGCGGCCGTCATCTGGCACGCGCCCATCGAGGAGTACCTGTTTATCCTCTTGCAGCCACTGGTCGCCGCGCTGTGGCTGCACGTGATCTCGCCGGGGATGCCGGCGAACGACGAGACGACGGTCTCCGCTCGTGATCGGGTGGTCGGGGCTGCGGCGGGAGCGCTCGTCGGTCTCGTCGGCGTGGCTCTCCTCACGAGCGACGCGACCTTCTACCTCGGTGCGATCGTCGCCTGGAGCGGCCCGGTGCTCGCGCTCCAGTGGGCCGTCGGATGGCCGTACCTCCTCGCTCGGGGACAGACGCTCGTCGTAGCCGTCTTCGCGCCGACGGCGTACCTCTGGATCGCGGATCGCGTCGCCCTGGAGTCGGGCATCTGGATCCTCTCGGAGCAGTACACGACGGGGCTGGCCGTCCTCGGCCTGCCACTCGAAGAGGCCGCGTTCTTCCTCGTGACAAACGTCTTCGTCGTACAGGGGTTGCTGTTGTACCCGTGGGTGATCGACCGATGGCGGTCGAGGTAA
- a CDS encoding Brp/Blh family beta-carotene 15,15'-dioxygenase translates to MAVEVTADRGRRLRSGRRRLARWTFLPAWLVLGAVTVAHILGVSTAVPVRYGVLLVTLLCFGLPHGAADHHSVARTLGVDLTPRFLAAFCAGYLGLAVLYTAVWFLAPALAFVAFVALTWFHWGQGDVYPLATLADGRHLDNRAVAALTVVVRGGLPMLVPLVFFPDRYAAVARTVVSLFDPGRTGSLAPLFTQEAGIVAGVGFAAITVVTLAAGLAVAGPRRAWLLDAAETALLWGFFAVVPPVLAIGVYFALWHSVRHIARLTELDGVALAALDRGAVARVVGRFTRDALPATVGAVVLFGGLALAVPTTVAGVSEVGGLYLVLLAVLTLPHVVVVTWLDVRQGIWG, encoded by the coding sequence ATGGCGGTCGAGGTAACCGCCGATCGGGGCCGACGGCTGCGGTCGGGCCGTCGACGCCTCGCTCGCTGGACCTTTCTGCCGGCCTGGCTGGTGCTCGGTGCTGTCACGGTCGCCCACATCCTGGGCGTGTCGACCGCCGTTCCGGTTCGCTACGGCGTCTTGCTGGTGACGCTGCTCTGTTTCGGACTGCCACACGGCGCTGCCGACCACCACTCGGTCGCACGAACGCTCGGCGTCGACCTCACGCCTCGGTTCCTCGCGGCGTTCTGTGCGGGGTATCTCGGACTCGCAGTGCTGTACACCGCCGTCTGGTTCCTCGCACCGGCCCTCGCGTTCGTCGCCTTCGTCGCACTGACGTGGTTTCACTGGGGACAGGGCGACGTGTATCCGCTGGCGACACTCGCCGACGGTCGCCACCTCGACAATCGAGCCGTCGCAGCGCTGACGGTAGTCGTCCGCGGCGGCCTCCCGATGTTGGTCCCGCTCGTCTTCTTTCCGGATCGATACGCCGCTGTCGCCCGGACGGTCGTCTCGCTGTTCGACCCCGGTCGGACCGGGTCGCTCGCGCCGCTGTTCACCCAGGAGGCGGGCATCGTCGCCGGGGTCGGATTCGCCGCCATCACGGTGGTGACGCTGGCAGCCGGGCTCGCAGTGGCCGGTCCGAGACGCGCCTGGCTCCTCGACGCCGCCGAGACGGCGCTGCTGTGGGGCTTTTTCGCGGTCGTTCCGCCGGTCCTCGCGATCGGGGTCTACTTCGCCCTGTGGCACTCGGTACGCCACATCGCCCGGCTGACCGAACTCGACGGGGTCGCGCTGGCGGCACTGGACCGCGGTGCCGTCGCCCGTGTGGTCGGTCGCTTCACGCGAGACGCGCTTCCGGCGACGGTCGGCGCAGTCGTCCTGTTTGGCGGCCTCGCACTGGCCGTTCCGACGACGGTGGCCGGCGTCTCCGAGGTCGGCGGGCTGTATCTCGTCTTGCTCGCGGTGCTGACCCTGCCCCACGTCGTCGTCGTCACCTGGCTCGACGTGCGACAGGGAATTTGGGGGTAA
- a CDS encoding V-type ATP synthase subunit D translates to MAKDVKPTRKELMRIEDRIDLSERGHDTLEKKRDGLIMEFMDILDQAQDVRSDLDDSYGRAQHAINMARAMDGDVAVRGAAAALKEHPELTTQSKNIMGVVVPQIESSKVRKSLDERGYGVMGTSARIDEAADAYEELIENIILAAEVETAMKKMLEEIETTKRRVNALEFKLLPDLYDNKEYIEQKLEEQEREEIFRMKKIKNKKEEEEAAAREEENAEAEEAAAVAADD, encoded by the coding sequence ATGGCCAAGGACGTCAAACCCACCCGGAAAGAGCTGATGCGAATCGAGGATCGCATCGACCTCTCGGAACGGGGCCACGACACGCTGGAGAAGAAACGCGACGGCCTCATCATGGAGTTCATGGACATCCTCGACCAGGCACAGGACGTTCGATCCGACCTCGACGACTCCTACGGTCGCGCCCAACACGCGATCAACATGGCTCGGGCGATGGACGGCGACGTGGCCGTCCGCGGTGCCGCGGCCGCACTGAAGGAGCATCCTGAGCTGACGACCCAGTCCAAGAACATCATGGGCGTCGTCGTCCCCCAGATCGAGTCCAGCAAGGTCCGTAAGTCCCTCGACGAGCGTGGATACGGCGTCATGGGTACGTCGGCCCGGATCGACGAGGCCGCCGACGCCTACGAGGAACTCATCGAGAACATCATCCTCGCGGCCGAGGTCGAGACCGCGATGAAGAAGATGCTCGAGGAGATCGAGACCACCAAACGCCGCGTCAACGCGCTGGAGTTCAAGCTGCTGCCCGATCTGTACGACAACAAGGAGTACATCGAGCAGAAGCTCGAAGAACAGGAGCGCGAAGAGATCTTCCGCATGAAGAAGATCAAGAACAAGAAAGAGGAAGAGGAGGCTGCAGCCCGCGAGGAAGAGAACGCGGAGGCCGAAGAGGCCGCCGCCGTCGCCGCCGACGACTGA